A portion of the bacterium genome contains these proteins:
- a CDS encoding YifB family Mg chelatase-like AAA ATPase has translation MISKVVSAAPIGYEAEIIEVEGDSLKGLPSLQIVGMGNKAIDEAKDRVRSAIKNSDLDFPTKKITINLAPAELPKDGTYFDLPIAISILILAGQIKQIEVKNTAFVGELSLSGELRPIKGILNIVEKLKIKGIKTVFIPEDNLPQASLITGIDIIGAKNIKDIFLHIKNEKLIKNIVNPNHKSIVKNTPILDEIIGQAQAKRALTIAIAGRHNILMSGPPGTGKTMLAKTALGLLPPLSPEETLEVSKIHSLGDDFTETLTERPFRAPHHTASKISLTGGGKKSSPGEISLAHLGILFLDEIPEYQKSVLESLRQPLEDRKITITRANYRTTYPANFMLIATMNPCPCGFLGDETKECTCTQSQIQNYQRKLSGPLLDRIDMTIIVNRISNKHLLTDKTMSKKQHTYAYSQIQSALKLQQNRYNSCNKYNNEASLSDAKELFKTSQEAKQLLDLAAEKMDLSARAYLKTLKVSRTIADLDNSEVILPTHVSEALQYRFK, from the coding sequence ATGATTAGTAAGGTTGTTTCGGCTGCGCCGATTGGCTACGAGGCAGAAATTATTGAAGTTGAAGGAGATTCTTTAAAAGGACTGCCATCTCTTCAAATCGTAGGTATGGGCAATAAAGCAATAGATGAGGCTAAAGATCGCGTAAGAAGTGCTATAAAAAACTCAGATCTAGATTTTCCAACTAAAAAAATTACAATTAATCTCGCTCCAGCAGAACTTCCTAAAGATGGAACCTACTTTGATCTTCCTATCGCTATATCAATACTTATTTTAGCCGGACAAATAAAACAAATTGAAGTAAAAAATACTGCATTTGTGGGGGAACTCTCTCTAAGCGGAGAACTGAGACCCATAAAAGGAATCTTAAATATAGTCGAAAAATTAAAAATTAAAGGAATTAAAACTGTTTTTATACCGGAAGATAATCTACCCCAAGCAAGTCTAATAACCGGCATAGATATTATTGGCGCCAAGAATATTAAAGATATTTTCTTGCATATAAAAAATGAAAAACTTATTAAAAATATTGTAAATCCCAATCATAAAAGCATTGTAAAAAATACACCAATACTAGATGAAATTATTGGACAGGCCCAAGCAAAAAGAGCGTTAACTATCGCCATTGCTGGAAGACACAACATTCTGATGAGTGGGCCTCCGGGCACCGGAAAAACTATGCTGGCCAAAACAGCCCTAGGACTTCTCCCACCGCTATCACCAGAGGAGACACTGGAAGTATCAAAAATACACAGTCTCGGTGATGACTTTACAGAAACACTAACAGAAAGACCCTTTAGAGCCCCACATCATACAGCCAGCAAAATATCATTGACTGGCGGAGGCAAAAAATCATCCCCTGGAGAGATAAGTCTAGCGCATCTGGGTATTCTTTTTCTGGATGAGATACCAGAATATCAAAAATCCGTCTTGGAGTCATTAAGACAGCCGCTAGAAGACAGGAAGATCACAATAACCCGCGCTAATTATCGAACAACTTATCCTGCCAACTTCATGCTGATAGCGACAATGAACCCATGCCCTTGTGGCTTTCTTGGAGATGAAACCAAAGAATGTACCTGTACACAATCTCAAATTCAAAACTATCAAAGAAAACTATCAGGGCCACTACTGGACAGAATAGACATGACAATAATAGTCAATAGAATATCCAATAAACATCTCTTAACAGATAAAACAATGTCAAAAAAACAACATACTTATGCTTATTCTCAAATACAAAGTGCGTTAAAATTACAACAGAATCGTTATAATAGTTGTAATAAATACAACAATGAAGCAAGTTTATCCGATGCCAAAGAATTATTCAAAACTTCTCAAGAAGCAAAACAATTACTTGATTTAGCCGCAGAAAAAATGGACTTATCGGCCCGAGCATATCTCAAAACCTTAAAAGTATCTCGTACTATAGCAGATTTAGATAATTCAGAAGTTATCTTACCTACACACGTAAGCGAAGCACTTCAATACCGATTCAAATAA
- a CDS encoding ATP-binding protein, with protein MGFWFTVLAIFVVISVASFLIYDQYQKTIREAKNYERGLKMVPMKIHLPPPSDDIEVGGRDERDVIEEVLSEAQTMYNIIASTATKGFKTKLYGQRHISFEIVASDGLIHYYAVVPAVITETIKQAITAAYPTARLEEVEMENIFSQQGKTAGVIGGEFSLKKDFFYPIATYQDSRRDAMRSLLDALTAVSRGDGAAVQIMIRPAFEKWSEQSSKRANEIREKGAGKKSGGSATAAGLLEALWKPPTYGVKEGSENKQLSSLENEEIDAIENKIKYAGYEVLVRAVVSTPTAAKSQAILQGVISAFSLFDSPRFNGFKFNMAQNIDDLITAFIFRFFPQKNRNMILNSIELATIFHLPNRNSIPTEKVQRQRIKQVDGPTEVMDEGLLLGVNEYRGVEKQIRLSQNDRRRHTYIIGQTGMGKSKLLENLAFQDIMDGRGFAFIDPHGDSVEELLGMIPRERIDDVIYFNPGDTDNPLGFNMFEAKTDSEMDFIIGETNSMLKSLYDPGNTGVVGPRMENIVRNAALLLMSDPEGGTFMDIPKVLIDPEFTKPKIKYLRNQRAIDFWTKEWPASQKSNDAGELVSWVVSKWAPFENELLNNILGQTKSSFNIRQIMDEQKILLVNLSKGKMGEGAAKLLGMVFVMKFQAAAMSRVDTPEDQRKDFCLYVDEFQNFATESFESILSEARKFRLNLVLANQFMTQLTDKIKGAVMGNVPTKLVGRIGIDDAEILQKAFQPTFTAEDLIKTPNYNAVSTVLVNGFPSSPFNVKLLPPLGKSNPELREAIKQYSAQKYGRPREVVAREIRDRLTAKKIQTGPSVNVVQAQSLNNNFVQSSQQNFAQQIGAPTTQNYTQNNDVKNTTNLNNNISVTDQTKSNSQQFSNNGSFLDEWLKKREDIRNSSIGSATNQYQQQPQDTKDNDLIQINIATPTRLNPQLIQNQQSTRQEITPSQPNKLSVREEPEHNEVVFKIR; from the coding sequence ATGGGATTTTGGTTTACAGTTTTGGCTATATTTGTTGTTATCAGTGTGGCGAGTTTTTTGATATATGATCAGTATCAAAAAACCATTCGGGAGGCTAAAAATTATGAGCGTGGCCTGAAAATGGTACCAATGAAGATTCATTTACCGCCTCCAAGTGATGATATTGAGGTTGGTGGTCGTGATGAGCGAGATGTCATTGAAGAGGTTTTATCTGAAGCGCAGACAATGTATAATATTATCGCTTCGACAGCCACTAAAGGTTTTAAGACTAAACTTTATGGCCAAAGACATATTTCTTTTGAGATTGTGGCGAGTGACGGGCTTATTCATTATTATGCTGTTGTTCCGGCGGTTATAACGGAGACAATCAAGCAGGCCATAACTGCAGCATATCCGACTGCGCGCCTAGAAGAGGTCGAGATGGAGAATATTTTTTCTCAGCAGGGAAAAACTGCTGGTGTTATTGGGGGTGAGTTTTCTCTTAAAAAAGATTTCTTTTATCCGATTGCCACCTATCAAGACTCTCGAAGAGATGCTATGCGGTCGCTTCTAGATGCTTTAACTGCAGTGTCTCGCGGTGATGGTGCTGCAGTACAGATTATGATTAGGCCGGCTTTCGAAAAGTGGTCAGAACAATCTTCAAAAAGAGCCAATGAGATTAGAGAAAAGGGCGCTGGTAAGAAATCTGGCGGGTCCGCAACTGCCGCCGGACTGCTTGAGGCTTTGTGGAAGCCGCCTACATATGGAGTTAAAGAAGGCAGCGAAAACAAGCAGTTGTCCTCTCTTGAAAATGAAGAAATTGACGCTATCGAGAATAAAATAAAATATGCCGGCTACGAAGTTTTGGTGCGTGCAGTTGTCTCTACGCCAACTGCTGCCAAGAGTCAGGCGATTTTGCAAGGTGTAATTTCTGCCTTTTCACTATTTGATTCGCCGAGATTTAATGGATTTAAATTTAATATGGCGCAAAATATTGATGATTTGATTACTGCGTTTATTTTTAGATTCTTTCCGCAAAAAAATCGCAATATGATCTTAAATAGTATCGAACTTGCAACAATTTTCCACCTACCCAACAGAAATTCTATCCCCACAGAAAAGGTTCAGCGTCAAAGAATTAAACAGGTTGATGGTCCGACAGAGGTCATGGATGAAGGTCTCCTTCTTGGTGTTAATGAATATCGTGGTGTTGAGAAGCAGATTCGCTTAAGTCAAAACGATCGTCGTCGACACACATATATTATTGGTCAGACGGGTATGGGTAAGTCTAAATTACTTGAGAATTTGGCGTTTCAGGATATCATGGACGGCCGGGGGTTTGCTTTTATTGACCCACACGGTGATTCTGTTGAGGAATTGCTTGGCATGATCCCCAGAGAGCGCATTGATGATGTGATCTATTTTAATCCTGGCGATACGGATAATCCACTTGGCTTTAATATGTTTGAGGCCAAAACTGACTCGGAAATGGATTTCATTATTGGTGAAACTAACTCAATGTTAAAATCATTGTATGACCCAGGCAACACTGGTGTTGTTGGTCCTCGAATGGAAAATATCGTTAGAAATGCCGCGCTTCTTCTTATGAGCGACCCTGAGGGCGGAACTTTTATGGATATTCCAAAGGTTTTGATTGATCCAGAATTCACCAAGCCCAAAATTAAATATCTCAGAAACCAGCGCGCAATTGATTTTTGGACTAAAGAATGGCCCGCCTCTCAAAAATCTAATGATGCAGGTGAACTTGTTTCTTGGGTAGTTTCAAAATGGGCTCCTTTCGAAAATGAATTACTTAACAACATTCTCGGTCAAACCAAATCATCGTTCAATATTCGTCAGATTATGGATGAACAAAAAATTCTTCTCGTTAATCTCTCCAAAGGTAAGATGGGAGAGGGGGCTGCTAAATTGCTTGGTATGGTCTTTGTGATGAAGTTTCAGGCGGCTGCTATGTCGCGTGTGGACACACCAGAAGATCAACGAAAGGACTTTTGTCTGTATGTTGATGAGTTTCAGAACTTTGCGACAGAGTCTTTTGAGAGTATTCTGTCTGAAGCCCGAAAGTTCCGCCTTAATCTCGTTCTTGCCAACCAGTTTATGACGCAGTTGACTGATAAAATTAAAGGCGCCGTGATGGGAAACGTTCCAACTAAACTTGTTGGACGGATTGGTATTGATGACGCCGAAATCCTCCAGAAGGCCTTTCAACCAACTTTTACTGCGGAAGATTTGATTAAAACACCTAACTACAATGCAGTTTCTACTGTGCTTGTAAACGGCTTTCCGTCATCACCATTTAATGTAAAATTATTGCCGCCTCTTGGCAAGTCTAATCCAGAACTTCGTGAGGCTATCAAGCAGTATTCCGCACAAAAATATGGCCGACCAAGAGAAGTTGTCGCGCGTGAGATTCGTGATAGATTGACGGCTAAAAAGATACAGACCGGTCCGTCTGTGAATGTCGTTCAGGCACAAAGTTTGAATAATAATTTTGTTCAGTCTTCTCAACAAAATTTTGCTCAACAAATTGGTGCGCCAACTACGCAAAACTACACTCAAAATAATGATGTAAAAAATACTACAAACCTAAATAATAACATAAGCGTAACAGATCAAACGAAGTCGAATTCACAACAATTTTCAAACAACGGATCTTTTCTTGATGAATGGCTAAAGAAGCGAGAAGATATCAGGAATTCGTCGATAGGCAGTGCTACAAATCAATATCAGCAGCAACCTCAAGATACTAAAGATAATGATTTAATACAAATTAATATAGCGACTCCTACGCGATTAAATCCGCAGCTCATACAGAACCAACAATCTACTCGCCAGGAAATTACTCCTTCTCAGCCAAACAAACTTTCCGTAAGGGAAGAGCCGGAGCATAATGAAGTCGTATTTAAGATAAGATAA
- the gyrB gene encoding DNA topoisomerase (ATP-hydrolyzing) subunit B, with the protein MSKQKASNYDGSQIQVLEGLEPVRKRPGMYIGSTGYDGVHHLIKEIADNSIDEAIAGYGTKVLVKILADGGVAITDDGRGIPVDVHPKTGKSTLETVLTVLHAGGKFGGGGYKVSSGLHGVGSSVVNALSTKMIAEVVKDSKLYRIEFERGVPQTELQNLGKTDRFRGTSITFYPDPTIFKETVTFDYKWVVNYLRHQAYLTKGIYVQVDDERTGDRKAFYFEGGIQSYVKHLNIGKEVLVDTPFYVEKQVEDSMVEIAIQYNDTYSENVQAFANNVLNPDGGTHIVGFRTALTRTINDYARKNNLLKEKEDNLTGDDIREGLTAIVLVKLPDPQFEGQTKNKLGNPEVRRYVEQVMNEYFGYYLEENPAVAKKIVNKALLAARARKAARAARENVIRKGVLDGLNLPGKLADCSSKNPEECELYIVEGDSAGGSAKSGRDSKTQAILPLRGKVLNTERARLDKMLANNEIVSLIKGMGVGIGDQFDIKGLRYNRIIIMTDADVDGSHIATLLMTFFFRYMREVVEGGHIYLAKPPLFLLKGNGNKKYYVYSEEDRDRKLKELIEERRARGTQINPEDDMIRQAGLTGIQRYKGLGEMDATQLWETTMDPANRVLVQLKLEDAEKADSIFTKLMGSEVALRKSFIQTNAKYVNLEELDI; encoded by the coding sequence ATGTCTAAACAAAAAGCAAGCAATTATGATGGCTCGCAAATCCAAGTTCTGGAAGGTCTAGAGCCTGTTCGAAAACGCCCCGGAATGTATATCGGTTCTACCGGGTATGACGGAGTTCATCACTTAATTAAAGAAATCGCAGATAACTCTATTGACGAGGCTATAGCAGGTTATGGCACCAAAGTTTTGGTTAAAATCTTAGCAGATGGTGGGGTTGCTATTACCGATGATGGTCGCGGTATTCCAGTTGATGTTCATCCAAAGACTGGAAAATCTACACTAGAAACAGTTCTCACAGTTCTTCACGCTGGTGGTAAGTTTGGTGGTGGTGGCTATAAAGTTTCGTCCGGACTTCACGGCGTTGGTTCTTCAGTTGTGAACGCGCTTTCCACCAAGATGATCGCAGAGGTTGTGAAAGACAGTAAACTTTACCGAATAGAGTTCGAGCGGGGCGTGCCTCAAACAGAACTTCAAAATCTTGGCAAGACTGACCGCTTCCGTGGAACAAGTATTACTTTTTATCCAGATCCAACGATTTTTAAAGAAACTGTCACTTTTGACTACAAGTGGGTCGTAAATTATCTTCGTCACCAAGCATATCTCACTAAGGGTATTTATGTTCAGGTTGATGATGAGCGAACTGGCGATCGCAAGGCGTTTTATTTTGAGGGCGGAATCCAAAGTTACGTAAAACACCTTAATATCGGCAAAGAAGTCCTTGTCGACACCCCTTTTTATGTAGAAAAGCAAGTCGAAGACTCCATGGTTGAAATCGCTATTCAATATAACGATACTTACTCCGAGAATGTTCAGGCCTTTGCTAACAACGTTCTTAATCCAGACGGCGGAACACACATTGTTGGATTTCGAACTGCTTTGACCCGAACCATCAACGATTACGCTCGTAAAAATAATCTTCTTAAGGAGAAAGAAGATAATTTAACTGGTGATGATATTCGAGAGGGTTTGACGGCAATCGTTCTTGTAAAACTCCCAGATCCACAATTTGAAGGTCAGACAAAAAACAAACTTGGCAATCCAGAAGTTCGACGCTATGTTGAACAGGTTATGAACGAATACTTCGGCTATTATCTTGAAGAAAACCCAGCCGTCGCAAAGAAGATCGTGAATAAGGCGCTTCTTGCGGCTCGCGCTCGAAAGGCTGCTCGTGCGGCTCGTGAAAATGTGATCCGAAAGGGTGTTTTGGATGGATTGAATCTTCCTGGAAAACTCGCTGACTGTTCTTCTAAGAATCCAGAAGAGTGTGAACTTTATATAGTTGAGGGTGACTCTGCGGGTGGCTCGGCTAAATCTGGTCGTGATAGCAAGACTCAGGCGATTTTGCCACTACGAGGTAAGGTGCTTAACACCGAGCGAGCACGTCTTGACAAAATGCTTGCCAATAATGAGATTGTTTCTTTGATTAAAGGTATGGGTGTAGGGATCGGAGATCAATTCGACATCAAGGGTCTTCGATACAATAGGATTATTATTATGACCGATGCCGATGTTGACGGAAGCCACATCGCGACACTTCTTATGACTTTCTTCTTCCGCTATATGCGAGAAGTGGTTGAAGGCGGCCACATTTACCTTGCTAAGCCACCACTATTTCTTCTAAAGGGTAATGGCAACAAGAAGTATTATGTTTACTCCGAAGAAGATCGTGATCGCAAGTTGAAAGAACTTATCGAAGAACGCCGAGCACGCGGAACACAGATCAATCCAGAAGACGATATGATCAGGCAGGCTGGCCTCACTGGAATTCAGCGTTATAAGGGTCTCGGTGAAATGGACGCAACACAACTCTGGGAAACCACAATGGATCCAGCCAACCGCGTTCTTGTCCAACTTAAACTTGAAGACGCAGAAAAGGCTGATTCTATCTTTACTAAACTTATGGGCTCGGAAGTGGCTCTTCGAAAGAGTTTCATCCAGACTAATGCAAAGTATGTTAATCTTGAGGAATTGGATATTTAA
- the gyrA gene encoding DNA gyrase subunit A, whose protein sequence is MEEEKKMPVEGEIIQEQTHSKTVEFRTVEDVMEDSFLRYSMSVIIDRALPDVRDGMKPVHRRILYTMGEMGVRPGSAFKKSARIVGDVMGKYHPHGDSSIYDAMVRLAQDWNMRYVLVDGQGNFGSMDGDPAAAMRYTEARLGRAGDVMLADLDKDTVDFRPNYDGSETEPSVLPAKLPNLLLNGQMGIAVGMATSIPTHNLGEVVDSTIELIDNPEAKLEDLMKHLKGPDFPTGAIVYGGAPMIQAYKTGRGSVTMRAVAEIVETKRGRHQIVVSEIPYGVNKASMIEKIADLVKEKKITSIADLRDESARGNVRVVIDLKKDAYPKKVLNQLYKLTPLQSNFHYNMLALVNGGIQPRVLGLKEILEEFVKHRQIVVRRRTEFELKKAKARAHILEGLKIALDHIDEVIATIRGSKTTEIAEKALMEKFALSEIQAKAILAMQLRRLTGLEREAIEEELRALLKLIGELEAILADENEILRIIKEELLEMKEKYGDERKSKIINHELGKFSDEELIPEEESVVLLTTENYIKRTLLTDYRRQNRGGKGKRGMSTKEQDIISHLVPASTHDWLLFFTNRGRVFRLKAYEVPAASLQAKGVAAVNLLQLQPEEKITSIIKLEQTSSSDDYLFMATTKGTVKKTSLSDFANIRTNGLNAINLDEGDELRWIQKTNGYNDIIISTSAGQAVRFTEKDVRAMGRAARGVRGVRLRPNDVVVGMDVATESDQKLLVISANGYGKATKVSNFEIKHRGGIGVKAAVVTAKTGPIVSVQTLPKDVSDALMISTNGQTIRVAIKDIPTLGRTTQGVRIMKMSEDDTVASVGLMEETKEEEE, encoded by the coding sequence ATGGAAGAAGAAAAAAAGATGCCAGTTGAAGGTGAAATTATTCAAGAGCAGACTCACTCTAAAACCGTTGAATTTCGAACAGTTGAAGATGTGATGGAAGATTCATTCTTGCGATACTCGATGTCTGTGATTATCGATCGCGCTTTGCCTGATGTTCGCGATGGAATGAAGCCTGTTCACCGAAGAATTCTTTATACAATGGGTGAAATGGGTGTTCGGCCGGGCTCTGCGTTCAAAAAGTCCGCTCGTATCGTTGGTGACGTGATGGGTAAATACCATCCACACGGCGATTCTTCAATTTATGATGCTATGGTGCGGTTGGCGCAAGATTGGAATATGCGCTATGTTCTCGTTGACGGTCAGGGTAACTTTGGCTCGATGGATGGTGATCCTGCCGCTGCTATGCGTTATACCGAGGCTCGACTTGGTCGTGCTGGAGATGTTATGCTTGCAGACCTTGATAAAGATACGGTTGATTTTAGACCTAACTATGACGGGAGTGAAACTGAGCCGAGCGTTCTTCCAGCCAAACTACCTAACTTGCTCCTCAACGGACAAATGGGTATCGCCGTTGGTATGGCGACGAGCATCCCAACTCACAATTTGGGTGAAGTCGTTGATTCTACAATTGAACTTATCGACAATCCAGAGGCTAAACTCGAAGATTTGATGAAGCACCTTAAGGGACCTGATTTTCCAACAGGTGCTATAGTTTATGGCGGTGCGCCGATGATTCAGGCTTATAAGACTGGTCGCGGAAGCGTTACTATGCGCGCCGTAGCAGAAATTGTTGAAACTAAGCGTGGCCGTCATCAGATTGTCGTGAGTGAGATTCCTTATGGAGTTAATAAGGCCTCTATGATTGAAAAGATCGCTGATCTTGTTAAAGAGAAAAAGATAACTTCTATCGCCGATCTCAGGGATGAATCTGCTCGTGGAAATGTTCGTGTGGTTATTGACCTTAAAAAAGACGCATATCCAAAGAAAGTTCTCAATCAACTTTATAAATTAACGCCTCTACAAAGTAATTTTCACTACAATATGCTTGCGCTTGTTAATGGTGGAATTCAGCCTCGAGTGCTTGGCTTGAAGGAAATCTTGGAAGAGTTTGTTAAGCATCGCCAGATTGTTGTTCGTCGTAGGACGGAATTTGAACTCAAAAAAGCCAAGGCGCGTGCTCACATCTTGGAGGGCTTGAAGATTGCGCTTGATCACATCGATGAAGTTATCGCTACGATTCGAGGTTCTAAAACTACAGAAATCGCCGAAAAGGCTTTGATGGAGAAATTTGCGCTGAGTGAAATTCAGGCTAAAGCAATTCTTGCGATGCAACTTCGCCGCCTTACAGGTCTTGAGCGTGAGGCTATCGAGGAAGAACTTCGCGCGCTTCTCAAATTAATTGGTGAACTTGAGGCTATTTTGGCGGACGAGAATGAAATCTTGCGAATTATTAAAGAAGAACTTCTCGAAATGAAAGAAAAATACGGCGATGAGCGAAAGTCTAAGATTATCAATCACGAACTTGGTAAGTTCTCAGATGAAGAATTAATTCCAGAAGAAGAAAGTGTTGTGCTTCTTACAACAGAAAATTACATCAAGAGAACACTTTTAACTGACTATCGCCGTCAAAATCGTGGTGGTAAGGGCAAGCGTGGAATGTCGACTAAAGAGCAAGATATTATAAGTCATCTTGTTCCTGCAAGCACACACGATTGGCTCTTGTTCTTCACCAACCGTGGTCGGGTTTTCCGACTTAAGGCTTATGAAGTTCCGGCAGCCAGCCTTCAGGCTAAAGGTGTCGCGGCGGTCAATCTTCTTCAACTTCAGCCAGAAGAAAAAATTACTTCGATTATCAAATTGGAGCAAACAAGCAGTTCTGATGACTACCTATTTATGGCTACAACCAAAGGAACGGTTAAAAAGACATCTTTGAGTGATTTTGCTAATATTCGAACTAACGGCTTGAACGCAATTAATCTGGATGAAGGAGATGAACTCCGCTGGATTCAGAAGACTAATGGCTATAACGACATCATTATCTCTACATCGGCAGGTCAGGCTGTCCGCTTTACAGAGAAGGACGTTCGTGCGATGGGTCGAGCGGCTCGCGGTGTGCGAGGTGTTCGACTTCGACCAAATGATGTTGTTGTTGGAATGGATGTGGCTACCGAATCTGACCAGAAACTTCTCGTGATTTCGGCTAACGGCTACGGAAAGGCAACTAAAGTTTCTAACTTCGAAATTAAGCATCGCGGAGGAATTGGCGTTAAGGCGGCTGTTGTGACCGCAAAGACCGGTCCAATTGTATCCGTTCAGACTCTTCCAAAGGATGTGAGCGATGCGCTGATGATTTCAACTAATGGTCAGACTATACGCGTGGCGATTAAAGATATTCCAACTTTGGGACGCACAACTCAGGGCGTTCGAATCATGAAGATGTCTGAGGATGATACCGTTGCTAGTGTTGGACTGATGGAAGAAACTAAGGAGGAAGAAGAATAA
- a CDS encoding divergent PAP2 family protein: MPKILIIFIVAWVIAQGSKFFLELHKDKNVKFRRVISESGGMPSSHSAVVVAISTFIGFSEGIHSAVFGLSFIFAMIVIYDSMKVRYSNGKQAEAINNIIEASQVKVPVVRIVRGHTPLEVAAGTAIGLLIGYLAFIFMR; encoded by the coding sequence ATGCCAAAGATTTTGATAATCTTTATTGTCGCATGGGTGATTGCGCAAGGATCTAAGTTTTTTCTCGAACTTCATAAAGATAAAAATGTAAAATTCCGCCGTGTTATCTCTGAGAGCGGCGGGATGCCAAGTTCGCACAGTGCGGTAGTTGTTGCGATTTCAACCTTTATTGGATTCTCTGAGGGTATACATTCGGCAGTGTTTGGTCTTTCGTTTATTTTTGCGATGATTGTGATCTATGATTCTATGAAGGTCCGATATTCCAATGGCAAGCAGGCTGAAGCTATAAATAATATTATTGAGGCTTCTCAGGTTAAAGTCCCTGTCGTGAGAATCGTTCGCGGTCATACTCCACTTGAAGTTGCGGCGGGTACTGCCATAGGTCTTCTGATTGGATATTTGGCGTTCATCTTTATGAGATAG